A region from the Geobacter benzoatilyticus genome encodes:
- a CDS encoding iron-sulfur cluster-binding oxidoreductase yields the protein MANLGCGCPGSMARIIEREETVTTETTAKPQSELRQWPVQLHLVPPSAPYFKNADILISADCVAFALGSFHQDLLKNKALAIACPKLDETGTYVEKLATIFRDNDVKSIAVAIMEVPCCRGLDIMVQQALAKSGKDIPLETIIIGIDGERRN from the coding sequence ATGGCAAATCTCGGTTGCGGCTGCCCCGGCAGCATGGCTCGCATCATCGAAAGAGAAGAAACAGTTACCACCGAAACCACCGCAAAGCCCCAGTCGGAGCTTCGCCAGTGGCCGGTCCAGCTCCACCTGGTGCCGCCGTCGGCCCCCTACTTCAAGAACGCCGACATCCTCATCTCGGCGGACTGCGTGGCCTTCGCCCTCGGCTCCTTCCACCAGGATCTCCTGAAGAACAAGGCCCTGGCCATCGCCTGCCCCAAGCTGGACGAGACCGGCACCTACGTGGAGAAGCTGGCCACCATCTTCCGGGACAACGACGTGAAGAGCATCGCCGTTGCCATCATGGAAGTCCCCTGCTGCCGCGGCCTAGACATCATGGTGCAGCAGGCCCTGGCAAAATCGGGGAAGGATATCCCCCTGGAAACTATCATCATCGGCATTGACGGCGAGAGGAGGAACTAG
- a CDS encoding hemerythrin domain-containing protein, whose protein sequence is MKRDITQALVDEHRLILRMLALLERNAPRTAAGSYTNYQFYRDAVDFIRNYADRFHHAKEEDILFEALIANGMPRENSPVAAMLMEHDRGRAYVKAMEAAALAAEAGDASRTGDLAENALAYLTMLREHIDKEDTILYPLAERVIPDGPRDGIIAGYRAAESRTPDGFEAHYLQLVEQYEAESPAKAA, encoded by the coding sequence ATGAAACGGGACATCACCCAGGCCCTGGTGGACGAGCACCGGCTGATCCTCCGGATGCTGGCCCTCCTGGAGCGGAACGCTCCCCGCACCGCTGCGGGGAGCTACACCAACTACCAATTCTACCGGGACGCGGTGGATTTCATCCGCAACTACGCCGACCGCTTCCACCACGCCAAGGAAGAGGACATCCTCTTCGAGGCCCTGATTGCCAACGGAATGCCCCGGGAGAACAGCCCCGTGGCGGCCATGCTCATGGAGCACGACCGGGGCCGGGCGTACGTGAAGGCCATGGAAGCTGCAGCTCTGGCCGCGGAGGCGGGCGATGCCTCCCGCACGGGCGACCTGGCGGAGAACGCCTTAGCCTACCTGACCATGCTCCGGGAGCACATCGACAAGGAGGATACCATCCTCTACCCCCTGGCGGAGCGGGTCATCCCCGATGGACCGCGCGATGGGATCATTGCGGGATACCGGGCGGCAGAGTCGCGCACGCCTGACGGTTTCGAGGCGCACTACCTGCAACTGGTGGAACAGTACGAAGCAGAATCTCCTGCAAAGGCCGCCTGA